In the genome of Myxococcus stipitatus, one region contains:
- a CDS encoding VCBS repeat-containing protein, with the protein MMSFNPWNGWSWLLTTGLVVALGWEGAAGDVSLHHRAFTWRGVPDLSPPFHVAADGFGDLGARFADVNGDGKQDFLFHRWINGTTVQKGAYVSTGMGWQEAPDFTPPFHIAADGYADLGARFADVNGDGRQDFLFHRWVNGATVQKGAYLSTGTGWQWAPDFTPPFHIAAEGYGDLGARFADVNGDGRQDFLFHRWINPTLSQLGAYLSTGTGWQWAPDFTPPFHIAADYYGDLGARFADVNGDGKQDFLFHRWVNPSTVQKGAYLSTGTGWQWAPDFTPPFHIAGDGFGDLGARFADVNGDGSEDFLFHRWVNAFTVQKGAYLSTGSGWQWSTDFTPPFHIAGDGFGDLGARFADVNGDGKQDFLFHRWVNNATVQKGAYVSTGSGWQWAPEYTPPFHIAADGFGDLGARFVDLDGDGKQDFAYHRWITSTLVQHGAYLAP; encoded by the coding sequence ATGATGTCTTTCAATCCCTGGAATGGATGGTCGTGGTTGCTCACGACCGGGCTCGTCGTCGCCTTGGGCTGGGAGGGAGCCGCTGGCGATGTCTCACTTCACCACCGAGCCTTCACCTGGCGGGGGGTGCCGGACCTCTCGCCGCCCTTCCATGTCGCGGCGGATGGCTTTGGCGACCTGGGTGCCCGCTTCGCCGACGTCAATGGTGACGGCAAGCAGGACTTCCTCTTCCACCGGTGGATCAACGGCACCACCGTGCAGAAGGGCGCCTACGTGAGCACCGGCATGGGCTGGCAGGAGGCCCCCGACTTCACGCCTCCCTTCCACATCGCGGCGGACGGCTATGCCGACCTCGGTGCGCGCTTCGCCGACGTCAATGGTGACGGCAGACAGGACTTCCTCTTCCACCGCTGGGTCAACGGCGCGACGGTGCAGAAGGGCGCCTACCTGAGCACCGGCACGGGCTGGCAATGGGCGCCTGACTTCACCCCGCCCTTCCACATCGCGGCGGAGGGCTACGGCGACCTCGGTGCACGCTTCGCCGACGTCAATGGTGACGGCAGGCAGGACTTCCTCTTCCATCGGTGGATCAACCCGACCCTCTCGCAGCTGGGCGCCTACCTGAGCACCGGCACGGGCTGGCAATGGGCGCCAGACTTCACCCCACCCTTCCACATCGCGGCGGACTACTACGGCGACCTGGGCGCGCGCTTCGCCGACGTCAATGGTGACGGCAAGCAGGACTTCCTCTTCCACCGCTGGGTCAATCCCTCCACGGTGCAGAAGGGCGCCTATTTGAGCACCGGCACGGGCTGGCAATGGGCGCCTGACTTCACCCCGCCCTTCCACATCGCGGGGGATGGCTTTGGCGACCTCGGCGCTCGCTTCGCGGATGTGAATGGCGACGGCAGCGAGGACTTCCTCTTCCACCGCTGGGTCAACGCCTTCACGGTGCAGAAGGGTGCCTATCTGAGCACCGGGAGTGGATGGCAGTGGTCCACGGACTTCACGCCTCCCTTCCACATCGCGGGAGATGGCTTTGGCGACCTGGGCGCGCGCTTCGCCGACGTCAACGGAGACGGCAAGCAGGACTTCCTCTTCCACCGCTGGGTCAACAACGCCACGGTGCAGAAGGGCGCCTACGTGAGCACGGGCAGCGGGTGGCAGTGGGCGCCGGAGTACACGCCGCCGTTCCACATCGCGGCGGATGGGTTCGGCGACCTGGGCGCTCGCTTCGTCGACCTCGACGGAGACGGGAAGCAGGACTTCGCCTACCACCGGTGGATCACCAGCACGCTGGTGCAGCACGGCGCCTACCTGGCGCCGTAG